In a genomic window of Amblyomma americanum isolate KBUSLIRL-KWMA chromosome 4, ASM5285725v1, whole genome shotgun sequence:
- the LOC144129947 gene encoding glutamate receptor U1-like yields MPLSYTEWLAPQWAPYVIYVKDENGQDRLWGISGALMGNMTESMGLKYVTKMPADNQWGYRMLNGSWAGMLGDLYRNESELAVGPFVVTAGTAAHFTNGYIYMIDSFSFMCGIEHPFTTEVFTKVSAFDIQMWVLLFVYMILLTFVSLRLLSVGDRRRAPAGRLERFNKWNDMFFLYFSGLMQRASSHRDPGRKSAPFHGLLWLWLVCGFFVMNFFTANMSASLMVKTEAPRIRTVKDVLRTPDKRILLFADSGFTDLLMYSELESYRAVYSQIMRTGGEELPANVFLESNMLRVLKQELVILQERLTLDDQVGRQCSRLAGRGYFYFSEESLASLMIGWYSRQDFDSVLKKEFHVRLKWFVESGLLERFRQEISPKGEDCLLRMSDKSDLQHRTLLLEDLKPLFFLWLMLLQLATVAFVVELSTSTCKLTVTRRLEERQQ; encoded by the exons ATGCCCTTGTCGTACACCGAATGGCTGGCGCCGCAGTGGGCCCCGTACGTGATCTACGTGAAGGACGAGAACGGACAAGACCGCCTGTGGGGAATCTCAGGAGCGCTCATGGGAAATATGACCGAGTCCATGGGCCTCAA GTACGTGACCAAGATGCCCGCAGACAACCAGTGGGGGTATCGAATGCTGAACGGCTCCTGGGCTGGCATGCTGGGAGACTTGTATAGAAAC GAGAGCGAGCTTGCCGTTGGTCCCTTTGTGGTGACGGCCGGTACGGCCGCACATTTCACGAACGGCTACATCTACATGATCGACTCCTTCAGTTTCATGTGTGGCATCGAGCATCCTTTCACCACCGAAGTATTCACCAAGGTGTCGGCGTTCGATATCCAG ATGTGGGTCCTGCTGTTCGTGTACATGATCCTACTGACGTTCGTCAGCCTACGCCTGCTGTCCGTGGGGGACCGGAGGCGCGCCCCTGCCGGACGTCTGGAGAGATTCAACAAGTGGAACGACATGTTCTTTCTCTACTTCTCGGGCCTCATGCAGAGAG CGTCCTCGCACCGTGACCCTGGCAGGAAGAGTGCCCCGTTCCACGGCCTGCTGTGGCTGTGGCTGGTGTGCGGCTTCTTCGTGATGAACTTCTTCACGGCCAACATGAGCGCCAGCCTGATGGTGAAGACCGAAGCGCCGCGCATCCGCACTGTGAAAGACGTGCTgcgcacgcccgacaagcgcatCCTGCTGTTCGCCGACAGTGGTTTCACCGACCTGCTCATG TACTCGGAGCTGGAATCGTATCGCGCCGTCTACAGCCAGATCATGCGCACGGGAGGCGAGGAGCTCCCGGCGAACGTCTTCCTGGAGAGCAACATGCTCCGCGTGCTGAAGCAGGAGTTGGTCATCCTGCAGGAGAGGCTGACGCTCGACGACCAAGTGGGGCGCCAGTGCTCGCGCCTCGCAGGACGCGGTTACTTCTACTTCAGCGAGGAGTCACTCGCCTCGCTTATGATCGGCTGGTACTCCAGGCAAGACTTCGACTCGGTGCTCAAGAAAGAGTTCCACGTCAG GTTGAAGTGGTTTGTGGAGAGCGGCCTTCTGGAGCGCTTCCGGCAGGAGATCTCCCCCAAGGGTGAGGACTGCCTGCTGCGCATGAGTGACAAATCTGACCTGCAACATCGCACTCTCCTCTTGGAGGATCTGAAGCCTCTGTTCTTTCTCTGGCTGATGCTGCTGCAGCTCGCCACCGTGGCCTTTGTGGTCGAACT CTCGACAAGCACCTGCAAGCTGACCGTGACGCGACGCCTCGAGGAGCGCCAACAATAG